The Calliopsis andreniformis isolate RMS-2024a chromosome 10, iyCalAndr_principal, whole genome shotgun sequence nucleotide sequence ATCAGAAGACAGCTCCTTATATGTAAGTGCGTTAGAGGATGTGGGAGACGAGAGTGTAAAGAAATCTCGTTTAAGTAATATCCAGGTAAATAAGTTTTGCTGTTACAACACATTTTAAAAGACTTTCAAAGTGAAATCTGTATCTGTAATTTTTTAACTTCTAACTCAATATTTGTGTAGGGTGAAGAATCAGAAAAaactcaaaaatttgaaaaaattgaagaaactGAGAAAGAAAACGAAACTAGCCACCCATCTCCAGTAACAGCACCAACTGAAGAGAAATCAATAGCCGCTCGTTTAGATGCTCCGCCTCAAGAAAAATTACCAGAAGGCGTTCAGTGGGATTTCGATACGGAAAATTGGCTAGACCCGTTTCAAGTCTCCCACTATGCCATggacatttttaattatttaaaagatAGGGAACGTTTATTCCCTATTGGAGATTACATGGAAAAGCAAGTGTGCCTTTCACAGTGGATGAGAGCCTTGTTAGTTGATTGGATGGTAGAAGTTCAAGAATCTTTTGAACTGAATCACGAAACTTTGTATTTGGCTGTGAAACTAGTTGACCTGTACCTGACAAAAGTAACAGTTGGAAAAGAGACATTACAATTGTTAGGTGCTGCTTGCCTTTTCATAGCAAGTAAATACGATGTAAGTATAAAAATAATGCTCTGTGCAGAATTATTCTTCTAGGAATGTTTATTTGCGCGGAAATGAAACTTTTTGAAATGACGATTTTTTAGGAGAGAATACCTCCAATGGTTGAAGACTTTTTGTACATATGTGATGGTGCTTACACGCAAAGAGAATTAATTAGAATGGAAATGAGTGTCTTAAAAGTAGTAGATTTTGATCTTGGTATTCCCCTATCTTATAGGTTTCTTCGACGATATGCTAGGGTGCGTTACTTTACTACGTAAATAGAAATCTTTGTTCTTTTGGTCATATTGCAAAACAATCCTAATTGTTGTTGTACCATTCTTAAACAGTGTGCAAAAGTTTCGATGCCGACACTAACGTTAGCTCGATATGTATTGGAGTACTCGCTGATGGATTATTCGACAATAATGTTCAGTGACAGCAAAATGGCTGCTGCTGCACTGCTTCTTGCATTACAAATGAAAGATCTAGGGGGATGGACTTCCACATTGGAATATTATAGCGGTTACAAAGTTGACGACATAAGAGACATTGTACATCTTTTAAACCAAGGATTGCACCGAAAACATAAGGAGGCCCTAACTACAGTACGCAATAAATATAGTCATAAGTAAGTTTTGGACCATTCAAAAAAGTTGTTTCATATTTCGTATAAATGTTAAAAACtttttttatcaatttgttcatatttcaggatattctttgaaGTAGCAAAGCTGCCATTAAAAGATACTTTAgatatataaataatttaagaAAAGTTAAATACAGGTACTAAAAAATATGATTAATAACAATACATAAGATTGCCTGATTATTTTTCGTGGGTAATCTGTAGTGAAATTTATGAATGATTAAGATAATCGCCGAGCGTAAACGTGAAATTTAAAATAGTCTTTAGTATATTTAATACTGAAATACGGAGAAAGGTTAAAACAACTGGCTATCTAGATACCAGATAAAATCAAATGACTGTGAAGCTCAGAATGAACTTTATACATACCCAAAATAACAAACAAATGccacaatttttttctttttttttttctttttctttttttagccTTTTAGTTatttatacaatattagtatCTCTATATTACTCTACAGTCGCAGTATTTGTAAGTTATTTTAGTATTCTTTTTTTGTTGAGAAATTTATTTTAGCGCCACGCTTTATACTCCACGGTAATTCTGATAAGATATTGATATGTTCAAACGCTATTCCTTATGCACGAAAAGATTGAGATTAATCTTTTACTATTTTGttcattatatatacatatatagtatTGTAGTACAATGTGACTGTCTTTGATTGAATAGATATACATGTGAATAAGTAAATCGAAATTATGCGGCATCTTATGTTTTAACGAGCCGTATAAAGAGTGTGGCGTATTGTTATGCATTGTTGTTGCACTTTATAGACTGATGATAAAACGTATACTCCTAAGATAGGTAACATAAATGTATCGGCGAGTATAATAAGTCTTTTTTAATCATAACACGGTATAAAAAAACGGAGGGTAGAAAGAAAGAGAACTTCCTTCGCTAtacgaagaaaataaaaaacgtAATTTATAACATGTTgcgtaaaaataataaattgaaataGGCTCATATACATAGATATATAACTTATAGAGAAAATCATTTCTCGCTAATTTCCATTCTATATGAAACTTATTTAATACTTTTTTGACCAATTGATTATGTATAGGATCTGAACGTAATGAGATCTGTTTAGATCGGTACGGATGCCATAATCGCTAGTTGTGTCTACTATTCTTTACAAAGTACCACCTGTGATAATAATGTATTCAAAAACTTTGGGTACTATCAAACATGCCAAAATTGTTTCACGCATGAATATTTATGCAATTTCTGCATTACAGGCTATTTAGTTCCGTTAGAACGTTTAGAATGGTTTAGAACTACTACTGAAAAGAAacacgtatatatatatatacatatatcatatCAGTTCGAGGTACTTGTACATATTTGATCACAATTATGCACGTGtacatatattttaaaaattattaggACAAATTTAAAGTGATTTCTTTCTAATGTGAGCCATTACAAGTAGGAATACTATACAGCTTAATAGTCGTTCAGATTGGGTGGTGTATATAATTGTCATTATTTTTTTACTGTCAGTGAATGTATTATCTATTATCCTGTAAAACGTGTGTATGTGGAAACATTGTAACAGAATGTAATTTAATAAAATCAAATAATGATTTTTAATCTTGCGTACTAATAAGTAATTGTAAAACATAATACAGTATACAAGCTTCTTCAGAacattttattataaatttcgATCACATTAACAACTTTTATAAATAAACAATACATACTCTTAATTGTGACGAGAACCAGGTACCgcgtttatgactattattgtgatACTTTTTCGGCATAAAGATAATACTTCTCTGGCCTAGTGTATTTGAAACAGTACTGCCATTTTGCATTTAATAAGAATAATATGATAATTTAGAAGATTTTAATTTTGAACCATTTAAAAAGTTTGTCAAATTAGAATCAATTCGCAGATAAAAATGTGAAAAGAAAAATGTAAACTAACGTTTCAAGAGATATTCTTCCAATACGCAATATCGCTACCTTCtaatattattgaaataaattatataaGACGAACAATGATGAATACTTAATAGGAAATAAAGTTATAACTTCTTTTAGATATCACATTCGATCAGTCTTTGCTACATTTAAACATTTACATaggaataaataaatttttacgtTTAGACAATGCGCTTTGTGAGCATTCGGATGATAGCTTAAGAATGTATAAATATATGaaattctttaaattaaaatataatctgTGCATTCgcatacatatataaatagaatattcaGATCCTAACTTCATATTAATTGTAATATGttaaacaaaataagtaaaaatagaaatatatcaACATTTTTGAAAAAATGTAGCTTTTTGGAATAAATAATTTACATCTGTGTCATTCTCACAACGCGAATCCAATTTTCATAGATAAATATATGATACAACGCAATTTAACCGGATGTCAAAATTGTTCTCTAGATATTCGTCTAGCGTGTAAACGAATACAACGTGGGCAGTCCACTTTGTTAAAGTTCTGCTTACATTCTTTATGAAAGCATGCACCACATGCTTCACACCTACTGACTTTCAACAATTCCCATGGAAATATAACATCCTTAGAACAACATAACTCGCATACAAATCCCCTAGCCTGGCACAACTGAAATAAATGATCTAGTAGTATCATTGAAAAATTCAAttgtgcaacataaatacaatattattGTATTACCTCACAGTCTGTAATATGCATGCTGCATATTTGAACTAATTCTTGTAATCTCATAGGAAGAATACCATATTTAACGTGCATTAGGTCTTGAATAGAATACACATGGGGCTCACTTATTATGTAATTCGGTTCCTTTTTCAATAACTCTTGAACACTGCACGGATAAAAATAAGACTTTTCGGATTATACACGTATAATTCAGTCTGATTTATAAAAGTGATCCGAACTCTCGTACCTTGTTGCAAAACGACATGTGAACAAAAAGTCcttaaagaaaaataattgtgTACGTAACAATCTTGTCCTATCCAATTGCTTTATACGCCTGTATAGTGACGAATTTAAGTCATTTATTTGGAATAGTGGATCTAACGTCATCTGATCCAACAGTCTGTACGAGAAGTTTGATACAGGATATCTAAATAAGAAAACAAATAGACATGATGATATCGCGCATTCTTAATAACGATATCAATGTCTAGGGGAATATTAATACCTGTTAAAGTCCCACTTGGATAAAATCTTTCCTGGTATTAAGCCTACATGATTAGTATGACACCCTGTACAAAAATATCTACCTAAATATTCACAGTAGCGAAATTTATTCGCGTACTTTACGGCAACTTTCATTCCACAACCTGCACATCTGTAATTCTGTTTGGCTATAAGTGTACGTCGCCTAATCGCATAGAAATTCAATTACGATTAATTACTGATATCATCTCTCTATACATCTATATGTAATACAGTTGAAAATTGTAAACTTACACTGGTGGAGGATGCGATGTAAAAATAATTTGTGGTCTTGGTGGAGCCCATTCCGTAGTTCCACGTAATGGGATCGATTCAGAATTTTCTGCTTCGTCTGGATTAACTGGCCAACCTTTTGGTAATGGTAATAATCTTTGCGGCGCTTCTTTTTCGGAAACCAACCATTGCAATTCGCTAGCTCTTGGCAAATGTTTTTCACTGAACCTGCTAATAAGCGACAAAGCTACACCTTCTGCAGACATGCTGCTTTCAGTTAATGTCGATTCTGTTCCGTGTGTGGGGGACGACAGAAATAAATCAGTATCCGAGTATAAAGATGTCATCGACACAGAGATTCCAATCTTCTTAAGTTTCATTGGATTTTGTTCATCGTCGATTTCCAGATCTTCTACGTCATCCGTGGAAATATTCTCAGAAAAAGTATCGGATGAGGATGACAACGGGCTAACGCTCTGATCGGTAGTGGTtgtatctgtttttccatcgcttaataGATCTCGATTCCATGTCCTTCCCTTGCACCGTTCCTCTTGTCGTTGTCGACGTCTCAATCGTATCCTTTGCTTTAAACTATTTATTTCTTCATCGCTTTCCTCAGCTGCTTCATCCATAAGACGCCAGTGTTTGTTACACTTGACTTGCTCAATAGCAGCTATCATGGCTTCGCAAACGCTGAAGTGTGCATTTTCCCTGTCCAATTCAGCGTTAGCTCTAGAAAATTGTGCAGAAGTTAGAAAGCTCGTTAAACTCTGCCCTTCTACTGGACGTGGAAAATATCCTATTGTCATTGGTTGCACGCTACTTCCACCATCTTCCATGAAACTTTTCTTTTGTGTTCGTATATCTTTTTGGCCCTCGATTTCCAGATTCCACGGACCAGTAAATTCAGGTGCTGATCCTAGTAAGAAGGAagtctttttctttcttcttgtCTTTTGCGATGTTTTACTTTTCACGGAATCTGTTGCGTATTTATTTTCTTCACTTTCTATTGACAAGTTTAAAGGTGGAATACGATGTTCTGCTACTGTATGAGTTATCAAATCTTTATAGTTTAACGCGTCAGGGTCATCACTAGATTTAATTATAGCttgattttctttcattttaatcTTGCTTCTTGATTTCCTTAATGGAATTCTTGGCCTTGAAGAATGCAACTGATCTTCAATTGTGGCTGTAGATTGTTTCAATTCGTTATAATTAACGTTAATTATTTTCGATAATTCAACCGAATAGGTTTGACAATCGCTACTCTCAGGAGAACTAGTATCGACAGCAGGCAACGATGTAGGATGATTTTTTTCCAAGACTGTACAATTTTTAGTCAGCGCTGAGAGACTGTTCCACGTTTTCAGAGGTATATCATTAATCTCTTTACAATCTGTTTCATGATGATTTTCTTCAGATTTGATATCATTATGTTGAATAATTGTATTATCCAACGATGTTTTTAATGATTCTAATTGACACGTTGCAATACGTATACTTTTGTCTCTTACCACATTGAAATTTCTGGCAGGAAAATTGATTGGATACGAAGAAGACCTTCTGTGTTTTCTAGGACTTGCTTTGGGAGAAATCCAAGAGGGTAAATACTAAAAATAGAACTATTTAAATGAAAAACTTGCAAGAGATTACAAACATTGCATATAATTTGACTTAAATAACTTACTAAGGATGGATCAATTTCTGTGAGCAGCACAGGTTGATTTCGTTCAACTGCCCTCAAACATAATAGCGTAGCTTCGGATAAATTTTCTtgacatagaaatgcccatggTTCAAAACAAGAAAGTAAATGTTTTTTGTCTGATAAAAGCCATGAAAGTTTATGCGACAAGGAATGATTTTCCAAACTGTTTGGCATTAGATAAATTCAAactatattattaaatttatatacaTAAATAGTAGAGATGTAAGAATAGAGTCATTAGGTAATATTTTCTTACAATTACCTTTTATACAGCCATAACATATCTCTTTGGGATGCTATTTTTGCTGGCAAATTTAGTAGATAATCTTCAACTTCTGGTAATACAGGCGATACTGCTAATGATGGTTGTAACCAGTTTAATCCCTGAATAAAAATCCAGCAATCTGGCTCTCCCTTATaataaatttcattaatttgtCAGCAGTGTGCACTAATGTTCTTTTTGCAATGGTTGTAACAAAAAAGTAAATAAGAAAATAGTTTCAACGAAAATAA carries:
- the Cycb3 gene encoding cyclin B3 — encoded protein: MAPSKVLNAQNKQSNVNMTTRKGITTRSQNSLLNNVLMKPHVLGKDPCTKRKAEASPPKEKTTKRSALGNITNAIGKTLGTHQQEPKKAVKRQTVTQVKSLTQTSSVRTLEKVVSKPEVAPPKPKPVPRVKAVKKNDEKTEIPNKIVNARRSLDLEKSEDSSLYVSALEDVGDESVKKSRLSNIQGEESEKTQKFEKIEETEKENETSHPSPVTAPTEEKSIAARLDAPPQEKLPEGVQWDFDTENWLDPFQVSHYAMDIFNYLKDRERLFPIGDYMEKQVCLSQWMRALLVDWMVEVQESFELNHETLYLAVKLVDLYLTKVTVGKETLQLLGAACLFIASKYDERIPPMVEDFLYICDGAYTQRELIRMEMSVLKVVDFDLGIPLSYRFLRRYARCAKVSMPTLTLARYVLEYSLMDYSTIMFSDSKMAAAALLLALQMKDLGGWTSTLEYYSGYKVDDIRDIVHLLNQGLHRKHKEALTTVRNKYSHKIFFEVAKLPLKDTLDI
- the Rubicon gene encoding run domain Beclin-1-interacting and cysteine-rich domain-containing protein rubicon isoform X1, yielding MSEDAHIKEQWQLLQNLRTTVEGLLVDGILNVWNVYGGLNRLHNVMERIFKHGCRIFNRNGEPDCWIFIQGLNWLQPSLAVSPVLPEVEDYLLNLPAKIASQRDMLWLYKSLENHSLSHKLSWLLSDKKHLLSCFEPWAFLCQENLSEATLLCLRAVERNQPVLLTEIDPSLYLPSWISPKASPRKHRRSSSYPINFPARNFNVVRDKSIRIATCQLESLKTSLDNTIIQHNDIKSEENHHETDCKEINDIPLKTWNSLSALTKNCTVLEKNHPTSLPAVDTSSPESSDCQTYSVELSKIINVNYNELKQSTATIEDQLHSSRPRIPLRKSRSKIKMKENQAIIKSSDDPDALNYKDLITHTVAEHRIPPLNLSIESEENKYATDSVKSKTSQKTRRKKKTSFLLGSAPEFTGPWNLEIEGQKDIRTQKKSFMEDGGSSVQPMTIGYFPRPVEGQSLTSFLTSAQFSRANAELDRENAHFSVCEAMIAAIEQVKCNKHWRLMDEAAEESDEEINSLKQRIRLRRRQRQEERCKGRTWNRDLLSDGKTDTTTTDQSVSPLSSSSDTFSENISTDDVEDLEIDDEQNPMKLKKIGISVSMTSLYSDTDLFLSSPTHGTESTLTESSMSAEGVALSLISRFSEKHLPRASELQWLVSEKEAPQRLLPLPKGWPVNPDEAENSESIPLRGTTEWAPPRPQIIFTSHPPPVRRTLIAKQNYRCAGCGMKVAVKYANKFRYCEYLGRYFCTGCHTNHVGLIPGKILSKWDFNRYPVSNFSYRLLDQMTLDPLFQINDLNSSLYRRIKQLDRTRLLRTQLFFFKDFLFTCRFATSVQELLKKEPNYIISEPHVYSIQDLMHVKYGILPMRLQELVQICSMHITDCELCQARGFVCELCCSKDVIFPWELLKVSRCEACGACFHKECKQNFNKVDCPRCIRLHARRISREQF
- the Rubicon gene encoding run domain Beclin-1-interacting and cysteine-rich domain-containing protein rubicon isoform X2 produces the protein MSEDAHIKEQWQLLQNLRTTVEGLLVDGILNVWNVYGGLNRLHNVMERIFKHGCRIFNRNGEPDCWIFIQGLNWLQPSLAVSPVLPEVEDYLLNLPAKIASQRDMLWLYKSLENHSLSHKLSWLLSDKKHLLSCFEPWAFLCQENLSEATLLCLRAVERNQPVLLTEIDPSLYLPSWISPKASPRKHRRSSSYPINFPARNFNVVRDKSIRIATCQLESLKTSLDNTIIQHNDIKSEENHHETDCKEINDIPLKTWNSLSALTKNCTVLEKNHPTSLPAVDTSSPESSDCQTYSVELSKIINVNYNELKQSTATIEDQLHSSRPRIPLRKSRSKIKMKENQAIIKSSDDPDALNYKDLITHTVAEHRIPPLNLSIESEENKYATDSVKSKTSQKTRRKKKTSFLLGSAPEFTGPWNLEIEGQKDIRTQKKSFMEDGGSSVQPMTIGYFPRPVEGQSLTSFLTSAQFSRANAELDRENAHFSVCEAMIAAIEQVKCNKHWRLMDEAAEESDEEINSLKQRIRLRRRQRQEERCKGRTWNRDLLSDGKTDTTTTDQSVSPLSSSSDTFSENISTDDVEDLEIDDEQNPMKLKKIGISVSMTSLYSDTDLFLSSPTHGTESTLTESSMSAEGVALSLISRFSEKHLPRASELQWLVSEKEAPQRLLPLPKGWPVNPDEAENSESIPLRGTTEWAPPRPQIIFTSHPPPVRRTLIAKQNYRCAGCGMKVAVKYANKFRYCEYLGRYFCTGCHTNHVGLIPGKILSKWDFNRYPVSNFSYRLLDQMTLDPLFQINDLNSSLYRRIKQLDRTRLLRTQLFFFKDFLFTCRFATSLIFIRAVFKSY